The nucleotide window CCGGAACGCCACCAGGCCGGGCACTCCGCCCACCGCACCCCAGACCAGGGCACCGACCACTGCATCCGAGGTGTTCTCGGCGACCGACTCCACCACCGCACGGGCCATCTGCGGCCCGTCCAGGGCCTGCGGATCGCGCCCGCACAGATGCGGCAGCCGCTCCCGTGCCACGTCCAGGTCGCCCGCCGCCAGCGCACCGCCGACGGCCCGGGCCTCCCGGCCGAGCGAGGTGCCGCCCAGCACGGCCCAGACCGTCGCCGCGGTCAGCGCGATCCGGGCGCCGTCCCGCAACGGGGCCGGGGCGGCGGTGCGTAGCGCGCGCTGCACCAGCGCGGCGCCGGCGGCGGCACCGCCCGCGCACAGCACGGCATGGGCCGCCCCGTGGCCGCGGTGGTCGCGCCACAGCCGGCGTTCGATGGCGGCCGCGGCCCGGCCGAAAGCGGCCACCGGATGCCCGCGCCGGGGATCCGCCGCGATCAGGTCGGCGAGAAAGCCGAGAGCCGCGCCGCACGCATATCCCGCGTGTTCGCCGCGCATCGGGTCACACCGTCGCCAGGGCGTGTCCGCGAAGAAGCCCTGCGGCAGCGGGCGATGGAGCTCTCGACGGGCGGCCAGGCATGGTGATATGTCCTCACTCAGGGTCCGCGCCCTGGCTCGACGTGACGGCGACATGAGTCTCCTGGCTCCCCGGATCGGCGAGTCCTCCGGCCTTCCCGCCCCGACGCGTCCGCCGTTCGGCGTGCGCGCGAGGGGCCGTGGCCTTCGCTGGAGGAACCCTCCCCGGTGACAGTGGCGGGACCGCGCCGGATTCGCACCGGACTTCCTCAGCTGTCGCCGAATGGCTCGGGCAGTCCACCACGCTCCGCGAATGCCCGTCAACTCACCCTTGACCTGCGACGCTGCCCCGTGGCAGGGGCTGTGGCCCACGCCACAGCGTGGCGGAAGGATCACGGACGGTTGCCCGCGCACCTGATTCCACGTCACTATCGGGAGCGCGGCGGCGACGGGGCCGCCGGAAGGGGGCCGGGGGATGCCGCAGCGCGCTGACCGTCACGAGATCCGCATCAGGGTCACGGGCACCAACAATCCCGATCAGGACATCGAGGACCTCAAGACCTGGCTGGCGCGCGAGCCGTGGCTGGCCCGGCGGCAGTACGACTGGGCGATTCGGCCCCGGCCGGCGGACGCCCGCGACGGCGCGAACGGCGACCCGGCCGCCCCCGGCGACATGGCCGTGGGCGTCGACGATCTGGTCCTGGTCATCGTCGGGGCGGTCGCCGCCGAGATCACCAAGAGCCTGAGCATCGCCCTCAAGGAGTGGCTGCGCCGCCGCCGCGAGGAGCGTGACACCGGCGAACGGCCCGCCGTCGCGGTCGGCGTCGACGGCGGCCTGCGTGCCCTGGGGGACGAGGGTCCGGGTGCCCCGGCCCCCGGAGCCCCCGATCCCGGCAGCCCGGACGACGGGAGCGGCAGCATCGCCGGGGACTGAGCCGGATGTCCGAATACGACGCGCGGGGCAAGGTCAACCGGGCGCTGCTGATCTGTGTCGACGACTACCGCCATCTGCGCCCCCTGCCCGCGGTGAAGGACAACGCCCAGGAACTCGAACGCGTCCTGCTCGCCCCCGGCACCGACCTGTTCACCAGGGGCGAGGTCGTCCTGTGCCGCCCCCAGGAGCCGTGGGAGGTGGAGCAGGCGCTGGACACCGTCACCCAGGAGGCGCGCGGACTGCTGCTGGTGTACTTCTCCGGCCACGGCCGGGTGGGCCGGGACGGCGGCAACCTCCAACTGATGGTCGGCGCCTCGGAACCGCGCCACAAGACCGTCTCCTGGCAGGACATGGTGCTGTCCTACCTCGACAACGCCCGGGCCGACCGGATCGTGATCATCCTGGAGTGCTGCTACGCCGGCAACGCCGGGGAGGCCTTCCACAACTGCCGCAAGCCCATGTCGCTGCTGATGGCCGCGCAGCCCAACCGCCGTATCTTCAGCGGCGAGGAGCCCACCGGCGGCAGTGTGTTCACCCGTGCCGTGCGCCGGACCCTGGAGAGCGGACTGCCCGGCAGGCGGTGCGTCACCTTCGAGGACCTCGTCCGGGAACTGCGCGGACAACTCGCCGCCGAACGGACCCCGATGGGCGACGTCTGGGAGCCGCGCTCGGCCAAGCAGAACACCGTCGACGACGTCATCCTGTCCTTCGCCACCCCCGAGATCCGCCCCCCGACCCCGCTGCGGATCCGCCTGCGCCGCCGGCTGAAATTCTCCCTCCGGCACTGGCTCAGGGTCCTGCTGGTGCCGGCGATCATCCTCGTCCCGGCCACCGCCGGCCTCGTCGTACTGAACCTCCCGAACGGCGACGCGCCCTGCCCGCCCGCCCTCGAACTGCGGCTGCTGACCGCCCCCGAGGCCGAACCCGCCCTGCGCCAGGCCGCCTTCGACTACGAGATGTCCGACGCCAACACCCGGCCGCTCAGCGGCGAGGGCGACCTCCCCGACGGCTGCCGGCGCGCCCAGATCACCGTCTACTCCGCGGCCAAGGACCAGGTCGACCAGGGCTTCGCGGCCGCCGACCGCTGGCAGGGCGAGGCCCGCGGCACCGGCCGGGAACGGCCCGCCGACAAGGGCCTCGACCCCCTCAATCGCCCCGGCCCGCAGCCCGACATCTGGATACCGGAATCCACCGCCGACTACTACGAGGCCCGGCGCGGCATGCCGGCCACGGGATCCCCGGCGACCCTGCACTACGGCGGCCCGGTCGCCTACACCCCCCTGGTCGTCGGCGTCCCGGCGAGCCGGCGGCTGGTCGACGTCGAACCAGGCGGCGCCTCCTGGCAGGAGCTGCTCACCGCGACCGACCACGCCCACCAGGACCTCAAGCTCCTGCGGCCCAGCCCCGTGCTGTCCGGCACCGGTCTGCTGCACACCCTCGGCCTCTACCTCGCCCCCGGCGGCCCGGACGCCGCCCTGCTGGACACCCCCTCCCTCGCCCGCGCCGCCGAGGACCGGCTCTCCGCCCCGGGCAGCCAGTACGCCGGCAGCACCGAACTCCTGTGCTCGCTGCGCCCCGACGCCGATGCCTCCGGCGCCGTCGACCGGACCAGGTCCGCGCCCCTGGTGACGGAGAAGTCCCTCGCCGACTACAACCTCGGCCGGGCCATCGGCAGTTGCCCCGCCCTGGGCTCCGCGCTGCCCCTGCACGACCGCTACGTCGCCTACTACCCCGAGGGCGTCCCGGCCCTCGACCACCCCCTCGTCCGCGTCGACTGGCGCGGCACCACCGACGCCACCCCGCGGCAGGCCGCCGTGGCCCGCTTCGCCACCTGGCTGCGCGACCCGCACGGCGGCCGGCGCACACTGACCGCGCAGGGCTACCGCGGAGCCGACGACCACGCCCCGCAGCCCGGCTCACCGCTCGCCGACAGCCGCGCGCAGGTCACCCCCGACCGCCGGATCGTCCGTTACACGGCGGGCCCCGACGAGGTGGCCCGGGTGCTGGAGGGCTACGACAAGGCACAGAAGTCCAGCCAGGTGCTGATCCTCATGGACACCTCCACCTCCATGGCCGACGGCGGCAAGCTCCCGGTCGCCCTGAACGCGGCCGGCCGCGCCCTGGAGATGGTCGGCGCACGGCACACCTACGGCCTGTGGGCCTTCCCCGACCGTGCGCACCCCGACGACCGCTCGGCGGTGCGCGAGCTGGTCGCGCTCGGCAGCCCCGACCCGGCCCCGGGCAAGGCCGCGCTGGACCGGGTCGCGGGCGGTGAACTCGTCGATCACGGGGCCGCGATGGAGGAGGCGCTGACCCGCGCGGTCCGCACGATGAAGAAGTCCGGCGCCACCAACAAGGCCATCGTGCTCCTCCTCGACCAGGACGACGGCGCGGACGGGCGCGCGGCGGCCGTCGGACGCACCCTCGACACCCTCGTCGGGGAAGGGCCCGAGGTGCCCGTACTGGCCCTGGTGATGGGCAAGTCCGGCTGTGACAGTCCGGCCCTGCGGCACCTGGCCCGGGCCTCCCACGGCCAGTGCGTCCCCGGCGGCCCGCAGGCCGTGGACACCCTGGCCGGACGGATCGCCTCCATCGGCACCGCCACCAAGGGGGACCGATGACCGCCGGGCGCACGGCGGTCGGCGCCGCGCTGGCCGCCCTGGCCTTGCTCACCGCGGTCAGCGGCTGTACCCCGGGGGATCAGAAGGTGCCGGAGAAGGGGGCGATCGTCCTCGCCACCGGCAGCGACCTCAGCAGCTCCGGCGTCCGCCAGGACCTGATCCACGCCTGGGAGAAGCGCACCGGCCGCACGGTGCGGACCGTCGAACTCCCCGACACCGCCGACGGCCAGCGCAGCCAGCTGCTGGCGGCGGGCCAGTCCGGCAACGGCGGCTACGACGTGCTCAACCTCGATGTGGCCTGGACCGCGGAGTTCGCCGAGGCAGGCGTCATCCGGCCCTGGCCCGCGCACCTGGACGGCGACTTCCTCGCCAGCGTGGCCAAGACGGTGCAGTACGACGGCAAGGTGTGGGGCGTCCCGTTCAACACCGATGCCGGGCTGCTCTATTACCGCAAGGACCTCCTCGACGCCCACGGCCACCACCGGCCCCCCGCCAACTGGGGCGAGCTGAAGGCCTGGGCCCTCCAGGCCGCGGACGCCTACAACCGCGACACGGACCGCGACGCCCGGGCCGGGGGGAAGAAACGGCCCAGGATGTACGGCATGGTCGCCCAGCTGCGGCCCTACGAGGGCCTCACGGTCAACACCCTGGAGGCCGCCTGGGCCAACGGCGGCGACCCGTACGCCACCAGCTTCACCAAGGGCGAGCAGGTCGGCGCGCTCCAGCTCGGCGTCGCGGACCTCAAGGACCGGCTCGATGCGCTCATGCCGCACGAGGCCGTCACGATGGACGAGACCGACAGCCGCCGCTGGTTCGCCGAGGGCCGCGCGGTCTTCATGCGCAACTGGCCGGTCGAGTACGCCTCGGTCGCCGAGAAGCTCACGTCCGGCGTCCGGTTCGACGTGGCCCAGCTGCCGGCCCGCCCCGCCGACGGCCGACGGCTGTCGGTGCTCGGTGGCCAGAATCTGGCGATCTCCGCCGCCAGCAGCCGGCCGGCCGGCGCACGGTCCCTGATCGAGGCGCTGACCGGCCGGGGCAGTGAACGCTGCCTGCTGGAGCGGGGATTCGCGGCCACCCGCAACTCGGCCTACCGCGCGGGGGACAAGGCGCCCCACTGCCCGCTGCCGCCCGGCGACGCGGAGCGCGCCGAGCACGGCGCCACGGGGCAGCCGGAGCCGCGGCCCGACCCCCGGCTGCTGCACGAGGCGCTGATGGCGGCCGCCCCGCGCCCGCGCAGCGCCCACTACCAGACGTTCAGCAAGGTCGTACAGCTCGGCGTGGCCGCCTGTCTCAACGGCAGCGGCGGCACCGCCATCGCCGACCGGCTGGCCCGGCAGGCCGATGACGCGCTCGGCGGCCGGGGCACCCCACAGGAAAGGCGCCCGGCGGACGACGGCTGATGCCGTGCCCCGCCGGACGCCTCACCGCGTCCGAAACCGCCTCGCGCCGCCGCTTTCGGCTGCGTCAGGCGGCGACGATCAGATAGATGCCGTAGGTCACGGCCGCCGCGCACAGGGCGAAGGCGGTCACCGCACCGGCCCGCGCACCGGCACCCGGTGCGGCGACCGCGACCGCCGCACCCTCCTGGGCCGGCTTGCGGGACGCCCCGACGATGCCGACGGTGAACAGGCCCACGATCCCGACCGTCACCACGAGGGTGACGCCGAAGACCTGGCCGAGAGCTGCCCAATCGATGGTCATGAGGTTCCTTTGGTGATGACAGCTAGCGG belongs to Streptomyces sp. NBC_01454 and includes:
- a CDS encoding cobalamin biosynthesis protein encodes the protein MRGEHAGYACGAALGFLADLIAADPRRGHPVAAFGRAAAAIERRLWRDHRGHGAAHAVLCAGGAAAGAALVQRALRTAAPAPLRDGARIALTAATVWAVLGGTSLGREARAVGGALAAGDLDVARERLPHLCGRDPQALDGPQMARAVVESVAENTSDAVVGALVWGAVGGVPGLVAFRAVNTLDAMVGHKSPRYRRFGWASARLDDLAGWPGSRLTAALTVLTGPGRRGALRAWRTDGGAHPSPNAGPVEASFAGALGVRLGGTLAYGGRVEHRPVLNGGARPVAVSDIERAVRLSRRVGVLALAATLAARPAAGAVVRAAVRRRAAGQG
- a CDS encoding caspase family protein encodes the protein MSEYDARGKVNRALLICVDDYRHLRPLPAVKDNAQELERVLLAPGTDLFTRGEVVLCRPQEPWEVEQALDTVTQEARGLLLVYFSGHGRVGRDGGNLQLMVGASEPRHKTVSWQDMVLSYLDNARADRIVIILECCYAGNAGEAFHNCRKPMSLLMAAQPNRRIFSGEEPTGGSVFTRAVRRTLESGLPGRRCVTFEDLVRELRGQLAAERTPMGDVWEPRSAKQNTVDDVILSFATPEIRPPTPLRIRLRRRLKFSLRHWLRVLLVPAIILVPATAGLVVLNLPNGDAPCPPALELRLLTAPEAEPALRQAAFDYEMSDANTRPLSGEGDLPDGCRRAQITVYSAAKDQVDQGFAAADRWQGEARGTGRERPADKGLDPLNRPGPQPDIWIPESTADYYEARRGMPATGSPATLHYGGPVAYTPLVVGVPASRRLVDVEPGGASWQELLTATDHAHQDLKLLRPSPVLSGTGLLHTLGLYLAPGGPDAALLDTPSLARAAEDRLSAPGSQYAGSTELLCSLRPDADASGAVDRTRSAPLVTEKSLADYNLGRAIGSCPALGSALPLHDRYVAYYPEGVPALDHPLVRVDWRGTTDATPRQAAVARFATWLRDPHGGRRTLTAQGYRGADDHAPQPGSPLADSRAQVTPDRRIVRYTAGPDEVARVLEGYDKAQKSSQVLILMDTSTSMADGGKLPVALNAAGRALEMVGARHTYGLWAFPDRAHPDDRSAVRELVALGSPDPAPGKAALDRVAGGELVDHGAAMEEALTRAVRTMKKSGATNKAIVLLLDQDDGADGRAAAVGRTLDTLVGEGPEVPVLALVMGKSGCDSPALRHLARASHGQCVPGGPQAVDTLAGRIASIGTATKGDR
- a CDS encoding extracellular solute-binding protein; protein product: MTAGRTAVGAALAALALLTAVSGCTPGDQKVPEKGAIVLATGSDLSSSGVRQDLIHAWEKRTGRTVRTVELPDTADGQRSQLLAAGQSGNGGYDVLNLDVAWTAEFAEAGVIRPWPAHLDGDFLASVAKTVQYDGKVWGVPFNTDAGLLYYRKDLLDAHGHHRPPANWGELKAWALQAADAYNRDTDRDARAGGKKRPRMYGMVAQLRPYEGLTVNTLEAAWANGGDPYATSFTKGEQVGALQLGVADLKDRLDALMPHEAVTMDETDSRRWFAEGRAVFMRNWPVEYASVAEKLTSGVRFDVAQLPARPADGRRLSVLGGQNLAISAASSRPAGARSLIEALTGRGSERCLLERGFAATRNSAYRAGDKAPHCPLPPGDAERAEHGATGQPEPRPDPRLLHEALMAAAPRPRSAHYQTFSKVVQLGVAACLNGSGGTAIADRLARQADDALGGRGTPQERRPADDG